The following proteins are encoded in a genomic region of Thiomonas sp. X19:
- a CDS encoding DNA topoisomerase III, translated as MSKTLVIAEKPSVAQDIVRALTPTAGKFEKHDEFFESDSYLVTSAVGHLVEIGAPEAFEVKRGKWSFANLPVVPTHFDLKPIEKTKSRLSAIAKLLKRKDVTAVVNACDAGREGELIFRLIQQYAAARQPVQRLWLQSMTPQAIRDGFAHLRSDAEMQPLAAAARCRSEADWLVGINGTRAMTAFNSRDGGFFLTPVGRVQTPTLSVVVAREEQIRRHVARPYYEVQAGFAAAAGSYNGKWFDPAFKKDTDDGDRRADRLWDRAQAEAIVAACAGKTAEVTDESKPATQISPALFDLTTLQREANSRFGFSAKMTLSLAQSLYERHKALTYPRTDSRHLPEDYVAVARDTLKVLGEGEGAAAPLAGFASTALERGYVKPNKRVFDNAKVSDHFAIIPTPQVPKALSEAEAKLYDMVARRFLAVFFPAAEFHVTTRISRIDVHQFRTEGRVLVVPGWLEIYGRAQQGDDANLVAVEPGEKAAAETVELLEHKTKPPARYTEATLLSAMENAGKMVDDEDYAEAMAGKGLGTPATRSSIIEGLLAEQYMLREGRELVPTAKSFQLMTLLRGLGVEELTKPELTGEWEHKLAQMERGQMQRDAFMQEIAAMTEAIVKRAKEFNRDSVPGDYATLKTPCPNCGAVVKENYHRFACTQCDFSIGKHPAGRSFELAEVEQLLATKHLGPLTGFRSKMGRPFAAELKLVRDGGEAKLKEAQGDAPGGSHSGQWKLEFDFGQPLTGEGAEAPDFTGQEALGNCPKCSGAVYEAGNAYVCEHSAGPAPTCDFRSGKIILQQPIDSAQMRKLLSEGRTDLLDGFVSARTKRRFKAFLVRQPDGKVGFEFAPRPGAAAKAGAPARTAARKAPVRKTAG; from the coding sequence ATGAGCAAAACCCTGGTCATCGCCGAAAAACCCAGCGTCGCACAAGACATCGTGCGCGCCCTCACCCCCACCGCGGGCAAGTTCGAGAAGCACGACGAGTTCTTCGAAAGCGACTCCTATCTGGTCACCTCCGCGGTGGGCCATCTGGTGGAAATCGGCGCGCCCGAGGCCTTCGAGGTCAAGCGCGGCAAGTGGAGCTTCGCCAACCTGCCGGTGGTGCCCACGCACTTCGACCTCAAGCCGATCGAGAAGACCAAGTCGCGGCTCTCGGCCATCGCCAAACTGCTCAAGCGCAAGGACGTCACGGCCGTGGTCAACGCCTGCGACGCGGGGCGCGAGGGCGAACTGATTTTCCGCCTGATCCAACAATACGCTGCTGCCCGGCAGCCGGTGCAGCGCTTGTGGCTGCAGTCCATGACGCCGCAAGCCATCCGTGACGGCTTCGCCCATTTGCGCAGCGACGCCGAGATGCAGCCCTTGGCTGCGGCCGCGCGCTGCCGCAGCGAGGCCGACTGGCTCGTGGGCATCAACGGCACGCGGGCGATGACCGCGTTCAACTCGCGCGACGGCGGCTTTTTCCTCACCCCGGTGGGCCGGGTGCAGACGCCGACGCTGTCGGTGGTGGTGGCGCGCGAGGAGCAGATCCGGCGCCATGTGGCGCGGCCTTACTACGAGGTGCAGGCCGGTTTCGCCGCCGCCGCCGGCAGCTACAACGGCAAGTGGTTCGACCCGGCGTTCAAGAAAGACACTGACGACGGCGATCGTCGCGCCGACCGCTTGTGGGACCGCGCCCAGGCCGAGGCCATCGTCGCCGCCTGTGCCGGCAAGACGGCCGAGGTCACCGACGAATCCAAACCGGCAACGCAGATCTCGCCCGCGCTGTTCGACCTCACCACCCTGCAGCGCGAGGCCAATTCGCGCTTCGGATTTTCCGCCAAGATGACGCTGTCGCTGGCGCAGTCGCTGTACGAGAGGCACAAGGCGCTGACCTATCCGCGGACCGACTCGCGCCACCTGCCCGAAGACTATGTGGCCGTGGCGCGCGACACCCTCAAGGTGCTGGGGGAAGGCGAGGGCGCCGCGGCGCCGCTGGCGGGTTTTGCCAGCACCGCGCTGGAACGCGGCTACGTGAAACCGAACAAACGCGTGTTCGACAACGCCAAGGTGTCGGACCACTTCGCCATCATTCCCACGCCGCAAGTGCCCAAGGCGCTGAGCGAGGCCGAGGCCAAGCTGTACGACATGGTGGCGAGGCGCTTCCTCGCGGTGTTTTTCCCGGCGGCCGAGTTCCACGTCACCACCCGCATCAGCCGCATCGACGTGCACCAGTTCCGCACCGAGGGCCGCGTGCTGGTGGTGCCCGGCTGGCTGGAAATTTACGGCCGCGCGCAACAGGGCGACGACGCCAATCTCGTCGCGGTCGAGCCCGGCGAGAAGGCCGCCGCTGAAACCGTGGAGCTGCTGGAGCACAAGACCAAGCCGCCGGCGCGCTACACCGAGGCCACGCTGCTGTCGGCGATGGAAAACGCCGGCAAGATGGTGGACGACGAGGACTACGCCGAAGCCATGGCCGGCAAGGGGCTGGGCACGCCGGCCACGCGATCGAGCATCATCGAGGGCCTGCTGGCCGAGCAATACATGCTGCGCGAAGGCCGCGAGCTGGTGCCCACGGCCAAGTCCTTCCAGCTCATGACCCTGCTCCGCGGCCTGGGCGTGGAAGAACTCACCAAGCCCGAACTCACCGGCGAGTGGGAGCACAAGCTGGCGCAGATGGAGCGCGGCCAGATGCAGCGCGACGCCTTCATGCAGGAAATCGCGGCGATGACCGAGGCCATCGTCAAGCGCGCCAAGGAATTCAACCGCGACAGCGTGCCCGGCGACTACGCCACGCTCAAGACGCCCTGCCCGAACTGCGGCGCCGTGGTGAAGGAAAACTACCACCGCTTCGCCTGCACCCAATGCGACTTTTCCATCGGCAAACATCCGGCCGGACGCAGCTTCGAGCTGGCCGAAGTGGAGCAGTTGCTGGCGACCAAACACCTCGGCCCGCTCACGGGTTTTCGCAGCAAGATGGGCAGGCCATTTGCCGCTGAACTCAAACTCGTGCGAGACGGCGGGGAGGCGAAGCTCAAGGAAGCGCAAGGCGACGCCCCTGGGGGATCACATTCAGGGCAGTGGAAACTCGAATTCGACTTCGGCCAGCCCTTGACCGGCGAGGGCGCCGAAGCCCCGGACTTCACCGGCCAGGAAGCGCTGGGCAACTGCCCGAAGTGCAGCGGCGCGGTGTACGAAGCCGGCAACGCCTATGTCTGCGAGCACAGCGCGGGGCCTGCGCCGACCTGCGATTTCCGCAGCGGCAAGATCATCCTGCAACAGCCCATCGACTCGGCGCAGATGCGCAAGCTGCTGAGCGAAGGCCGCACCGACCTGCTCGACGGCTTCGTCTCCGCCCGCACCAAGCGCAGGTTCAAGGCCTTCCTGGTGCGCCAGCCGGATGGCAAGGTCGGCTTCGAGTTCGCTCCGCGTCCCGGGGCCGCCGCCAAGGCGGGTGCCCCAGCCAGGACGGCAGCGCGGAAGGCCCCGGTACGCAAGACGGCGGGTTGA
- a CDS encoding TlpA disulfide reductase family protein: MSQQRRLHLKLLAGGVAAAALAPVALAQSVAQQATVLENKDKKAVPLPAVGSPFALPTSIELIDGRKLRTQDLKGRLVVLEYWATWCPFCARQMPHMEQLYKDHGNKGLIVLGLSIDKKAADVPPYVQQRGVSFPVAWMSPELAKVLPKPAGLPVTIVVGRDGRVKLAESGELFPEDIAGIAKYL, encoded by the coding sequence ATGAGCCAGCAGCGTCGTTTGCATCTCAAGTTACTCGCCGGCGGCGTTGCCGCAGCGGCGCTCGCGCCCGTGGCGCTGGCGCAGTCCGTGGCGCAGCAGGCGACGGTGCTGGAGAATAAGGACAAGAAGGCGGTGCCGCTGCCGGCCGTGGGCAGTCCTTTCGCCCTGCCGACCAGCATCGAACTGATCGACGGCCGCAAGCTCCGAACGCAAGACCTCAAGGGCCGGCTGGTGGTGCTGGAATATTGGGCCACTTGGTGCCCGTTCTGCGCCAGACAAATGCCGCATATGGAACAGCTCTACAAGGACCACGGCAACAAGGGCCTGATCGTGCTCGGCCTGTCGATCGACAAGAAGGCGGCCGACGTGCCGCCTTATGTCCAGCAGCGCGGCGTGAGCTTTCCGGTGGCCTGGATGTCGCCCGAACTGGCCAAGGTTCTGCCCAAACCGGCCGGACTTCCGGTCACCATCGTCGTCGGGCGTGATGGCCGGGTCAAACTGGCCGAGTCTGGCGAACTGTTCCCCGAAGACATTGCCGGCATCGCCAAATATCTCTGA
- a CDS encoding SET domain-containing protein, translating into MPKAQPAPFTAKPNHGPRTEVRSSPVHGKGVFARRPIAAGERVIEYIGECISWDEALRRHPHDPAQPNHTFYFSLDDGRVIDAHVGGNSARWINHACAPNCEARQEGLRVFIHALRDLAVGEELFYDYRLVLDARYTAKLKREYACHCGTPGCRGTLLAPKR; encoded by the coding sequence ATGCCCAAAGCCCAGCCAGCCCCGTTCACCGCGAAGCCCAACCACGGCCCGCGCACCGAAGTGCGCTCCTCCCCGGTGCATGGCAAAGGCGTGTTCGCCCGCAGGCCGATTGCGGCCGGCGAGCGCGTGATCGAGTACATCGGCGAGTGCATATCCTGGGACGAAGCCCTGCGCCGCCACCCGCACGACCCGGCGCAGCCCAATCACACCTTCTACTTCTCGCTCGACGACGGCCGCGTCATCGACGCCCATGTCGGCGGCAACAGCGCGCGCTGGATCAACCACGCGTGCGCGCCCAACTGCGAAGCGCGGCAGGAGGGGCTGCGGGTGTTCATCCACGCCCTGCGCGACCTTGCCGTGGGCGAGGAGCTGTTCTACGACTACCGCCTCGTGCTCGACGCGCGCTACACCGCCAAACTCAAGCGCGAGTATGCCTGCCACTGCGGCACGCCCGGTTGCCGCGGCACCCTGCTTGCGCCCAAGCGCTAA